The sequence below is a genomic window from Thalassoroseus pseudoceratinae.
CCACGAAGTTTGATCAATTCGTACTGTTTTTGGCTAGCCTCCGGAGCACGTTTCGGGCATTTCCCGACGTGTTGGGTTTCTCCGTGAATATTCTCCAATAGCGGAGTCAGTTCTTTGGCGAACGCATTATAATCGTGCGGACACCCCAACCGCCCCTGACTACGAAACTCCTTGAAGGTGATTCCGCAATTCGGGCAAACAAGTTGTCCGTAGGACTCGGATTCTTCTTCCGAGACCGATTCCGACAACTTTTCCGCGAACTCGTCGGACTCGGACGTCATCGGTTCGGGTGCGGCGAGATATTGTTTCGCGCAGCTCTCACACAGATGCAGTTCCTGGGCGACTCCCTCTTGAATCTCCGTAATATGTAGTGTCGACGGCTTGGAACAACGGCTGCATTTTTTCATAATTAGCTTCCTAGGCAGCGAATGGCTGCACCATTCTAACCCTCACCCGGTGACTGTCAAGCACCGCATGAACCCGCTCGACTGACGTAACCATAAACACTGCTTTGAGATGGAATCCATACACCGCAGGAAGTTTATTCGAACTCAATCAATTCGCCAGTCCGCCGACCGGCGATGACTCTCTGTCTATTTAGCCAACTTTCCGAGACCTCATGATCCCCCACGCCCCGAATTTCGACGAATTTCAGCGACTTGCCCAGGGAGCCCGCATGGTTCCCGTGTATCGGCAATTGGTTTCGGACACCTTGACCCCTGTACTGGCGTACTGCAAATTGCAATGGGGTCCAGGTTCGTTTCTCTTCGAGAGTGTCATCGGCGGTGAGAAAATCGGTCGGTACAGTTTCTTGGGAGCCGATCCGTTTTTGCAGATTCAGGCATACGGTACCCGCGTCACGCTGACGCAGGGGGAATCATCGGAAAGCTACGATTGCGACGATCCGCTCAACGAACTTGAGAAACTCCTCAAGCAATATCCGGGAGTGCATGTCCCGGGTTTGCCTCGGTTCACAGGCGGGGCGGTGGGTTACGCCGGTTATGATTCTGTTCGTTACACCGAACATCTCCCGAACGCCCCCGAAGACGACCGCAACCTGCCCGACTTGTCGTTCGCGTTTTACGATCGAATGGTCGTCTTTGACCATGTGAATAAAACAGTCCTGGTCATCGTGACTGCTCGCACAGACGGCGACGATCTGCAAACGGAATACGATCGAGCCTGTGAACGAGTCGACGAGATTTGTCAGCAACTTCAACGCGGCACGACCGATCTGCAGTTGACCGATATCGACCCGAAAGCCGAAACGCCTTCGAAACCGTTGAAGTCGAACCGACCGGAAGGTGGATATCAGCAGACAGTCGAAGGAATCAAGGAATACATCAAAGCAGGGGATGTGTTCCAAGTCGTTCCCAGCGAGCGATGGGAATTGCAAACCCAGGCACGGCCGATCGACATTTACCGGTCATTGCGGGTCGTTAATCCCAGTCCGTTCATGTTTCTTTTGCGGACGGCTGAATGCACACTGATCGGTTCGTCACCGGAGATCATGGTGCGTGTGGAAGATGGCGAGACGACCATCCGCCCTCTCGCCGGTACACGCCGACGCGGCGCAACCGAAGCCGAGGACCGAGCACTCGCGGAAGAATTACTCGCCGACCCGAAAGAACGCGCCGAACATGTGATGCTCATCGACTTGGCTCGGAACGATGTCGGACGGATCGCCGAATATGGATCGGTCAAACTCTCTGACGTGATGGTCGTCGAACGCTACAGCCACGTGATGCACATCACGTCCAACGTCACCGGCCAACTCAAACCTGGTTTAACGGCCTTGGATGCCCTCCGTGCGGGTCTGCCAGCGGGGACGGTCTCGGGAGCCCCGAAAGTGCGGGCGATGGAAATTATTGACGAGTTCGAAACTACTCGTCGCGGTCCCTACGGTGGAGCAGTGGGGTATCTCGATTTCACCGGCGACATGGATACCTGCATCGCGCTGAGAACAATGGTGATGCAAGGTCAGACCGTCTATCTCCAAGCCGGCGGCGGTATCGTCGCCGACAGCGACCCCGAGGCCGAATATCAAGAAATCCGCAACAAAGCCCGCGGATTGCTCAAAGCCATCGAAGTCGCGGAAGCACAGCTGTGACCCGGTAGGTCAGACTGTGCCAGACACCTCCGGATCCTGAGTGACGGCATTCACAGCGCTCCCGGCATATATTGTTTTCGGGTCATTTATCCATACGATTCAAATTGAGAATGAGTCTACGTTTCACACTTGCTAAGTGTACGGTTCGTGTTATTGTGGGGGAGTCGACGAACTCGACTAGCCAACCGCAATCATTTTGCATCTGATCCCCACAGCTTCTAGCCAGCCAACTGCAAGCCAAAGTCATTTGGGGTGTTTGTGTGCTTCCTACCTGTTCGTGCTGGTACCTTCCTTGATGCGTTTTCGGTATTGAGTGACGCTTCAACGGCATCGTGCCAGCCCACCTGACACAAGCCAAGCAGTGACCATGACCAGACATCGCAATCGACACGGTTTCACCCTGATCGAACTCCTCGTTGTAATTGCCATCATCGCCATTCTGATTGCACTGCTTCTGCCAGCAGTTCAGGCAGCTCGCGAAGCAGCACGTCGAATGTCGTGTAGCAACAATCTGAAACAACTCGGTATCGGCCTTCACAACTATCTCGAAACCCATGGACGATTCCCGCCAAGCCGTGTCCGTTGGGGCAGTGGCTCCGACCGAGTGACCCATGGATGGAATGTGCTGCTGATGCCTTTCATCGAACAGTCAGCCATTCACGATAACTACGACTTCAACGTGAATTGGTACGACCCAATCAACGAGACCATTGCCCAGACGTCTGTGCCGACTTTGGTATGCCCGTCGAGCCCGAATGGCGGAGTGTTGCTCGATAACACAAGTGGCGGCACTCAGAGCCGTGCCAGCGATTACATGGCGATCGCAGGCTATCACGACCCGGTCCAAATGACGCCGACGACAGCGAATGGCATGTTGCACGACGCGAATGGCCGACCGCGTGATGTGACCGATGGACTGAGCAACACACTTTGTGTTTCCGAGCTGAGCGGGCGTCCCGATTTCTACGCGTCCGGCAAACATGTTGGCGCGTGGCCTAGTGGCTACACCTGGGCTGCCGAGTGGGGTTCATGGGCTTCGCCACAACGCGTGTTCTATGTCGGCTGGTCTCATGATGGCCTGACCAATCGTGGGCCATGCGCTATGAATTGCTCGAATGTCGAAGGCATTTACTCCTTCCATCCCGGCGGAGCGAATTCGTTACTTGGCGACGGCTCCGTTCAGTTTCTCTCCGAAACGATTCCCGTGACCACTGTCTATCGCATGGTCGACCCCGCCGACGGAACCGTCCTCCCCGACTAAGCTCACGAGGGCCGAGGAAATTCTTTTCAGCTGAGATAAGTTCGCGGTGTGACTTTTACACGCCGTGAACTCATTCGCACGATCCCTCCACGCAACAGCTTTCTGAACCAACAGAACAGATCTCAAATTCACGCCATGTTTGCATTCAGAACGTCCGCTACACTCGTGTTCGTCGGGTTACTGTTATCGGGCTGTAGTTCCAAGCCATCGTATCAGGAAGCCGATGTGTATCCGGTTTCGGGTTCGGTTAGCGTCAATGGCAAACCGGCCGCTGGCGTCATTGTGGTATTCCACCCTCAAACCGACACCGGAATGACGAAAGGCAACAAACCCTATACAACAACCGGCGAAGACGGAACTTTCCAAGTCACCACCTACGTCACAGGTGACGGGGCTCCGGCTGGAGAATACATTGTCACCCTGATTTGGCCTGTCAATCCCCGTGGACCTAGCCCCGACCGACTCAAAGGTCGCTACGCAAAACCAGAACAGAGCGAAATCAAAGTCACAATCCAAGAAGGCGAAAACAATCTGCCAAAGTGGGAACTCTAAACAAATACCGAATGGCCTCTGGCACAGCCTGACACACGAACAATACACCAACTCAAATGACTTGGTGCATCAAGACGCACCCTACATAAACTAGCTCTATTCATGACTCAAAGCTGCGTCGGGTACATCCTATCCCACACTAGAAAGCCTGGATGACGGGTGTAACTGTCATCCAGGCTTTTGATGTTAGAGCAGGGTTGTTAGTTGTTGCCACACTTCGGTGGGTTGAAATTCGAGTCCACCGAATCGGTCGAGGACGTAGAGCACGGTGGCCATGTCGACTAGTCCGAACGTGTAAGGCAACTTTCGACCGGAGAGGCTTTTAAGCCATTCCGCTTGTCGACTACGAGCTTCGAGTTTTTGGGTGGACTTGATCCAACGGGCTCGCTGCTTCTCCTTGGTTTCATACGCCTTGAGGAGTTGCAACTGTGAACCGAACGCGGTCGGTCGTCCGACTTGAACTTCGTGAGCTTTGCAGTCGGCTTCGAGGTTTTGGAAGGTTTGTTCTGCGAGTTCATAACGATCTTTGGCGCGGGTGTGCCGCAACGCTGCCACCTTCCGGAGCGTCGTCGCTAGTGCCCGCAGCAGACCATACAGGAATGCCATCGGGAATCCTTGTGGACATCAAAACCGCATTGCAGTTGTTCCTATCTTCGCAAGACAGAAAACGAAACGGTTTTGAAAAATTAAGAGAGCGGCTCGCCTTTTCCATTGCTTGACGCGAGCCAACCGGACG
It includes:
- the trpE gene encoding anthranilate synthase component I — its product is MIPHAPNFDEFQRLAQGARMVPVYRQLVSDTLTPVLAYCKLQWGPGSFLFESVIGGEKIGRYSFLGADPFLQIQAYGTRVTLTQGESSESYDCDDPLNELEKLLKQYPGVHVPGLPRFTGGAVGYAGYDSVRYTEHLPNAPEDDRNLPDLSFAFYDRMVVFDHVNKTVLVIVTARTDGDDLQTEYDRACERVDEICQQLQRGTTDLQLTDIDPKAETPSKPLKSNRPEGGYQQTVEGIKEYIKAGDVFQVVPSERWELQTQARPIDIYRSLRVVNPSPFMFLLRTAECTLIGSSPEIMVRVEDGETTIRPLAGTRRRGATEAEDRALAEELLADPKERAEHVMLIDLARNDVGRIAEYGSVKLSDVMVVERYSHVMHITSNVTGQLKPGLTALDALRAGLPAGTVSGAPKVRAMEIIDEFETTRRGPYGGAVGYLDFTGDMDTCIALRTMVMQGQTVYLQAGGGIVADSDPEAEYQEIRNKARGLLKAIEVAEAQL
- a CDS encoding UvrB/UvrC motif-containing protein, translating into MKKCSRCSKPSTLHITEIQEGVAQELHLCESCAKQYLAAPEPMTSESDEFAEKLSESVSEEESESYGQLVCPNCGITFKEFRSQGRLGCPHDYNAFAKELTPLLENIHGETQHVGKCPKRAPEASQKQYELIKLRGRLRAAIDEEDYEMAARIRDEINELEDEVHSSGDDD
- a CDS encoding DUF1559 domain-containing protein — translated: MTRHRNRHGFTLIELLVVIAIIAILIALLLPAVQAAREAARRMSCSNNLKQLGIGLHNYLETHGRFPPSRVRWGSGSDRVTHGWNVLLMPFIEQSAIHDNYDFNVNWYDPINETIAQTSVPTLVCPSSPNGGVLLDNTSGGTQSRASDYMAIAGYHDPVQMTPTTANGMLHDANGRPRDVTDGLSNTLCVSELSGRPDFYASGKHVGAWPSGYTWAAEWGSWASPQRVFYVGWSHDGLTNRGPCAMNCSNVEGIYSFHPGGANSLLGDGSVQFLSETIPVTTVYRMVDPADGTVLPD